The segment tattaggttttctttctttccaaagctcatagggggttttctttaaaatttgtctaatcaaagcatgatttaaaatgtaacatgctgtgttgattgcttccgcccaaaaatatcttggaaggttgctttcacaaagtatggtacaggccatttcttctaaggttctatttttcttttctactaccccattttgttggggtgtcctaggagcagagaaattatggccaattctcttttcatcacaaaagttttcaaagtcttgattttcaaattcagttccatgatcgcttcaaatattttgaattgaaaatcttttctcattagtgacttttcggtaaaatttagtgaaaacatgaaaagtttcatctttgtgtgctaaaaagaaaacccaaataaaacgagagtaatcatctataattacaaaatcataatatttttctcctagactagtggttctagtaggtccaaataagtccatatgcaaaagctctaaaggtctagaggttgaaacaatatttttggatttaaatgaaactcttgtttgtttacctagttggcatgcatcacaaattctatcctttttaaaatttaattttggcaaaccaagaactaattctttcttaattaattttgaaagagaatgcatgctaatgtgtgcaagtctgcgatgccaaagccaactagtctcattaattttagcattcaaagatactaggcattgcatgtttattttggctaaatcatttaaatctaccatataaacattaccatgtctatgtccaataaatttaatgccatcattaataggactagttacaatgcaaacagacgattcaaaaacaatcttatatcctttatcacaaaattgactaatgcttagtaaattatgctttaaaccatctactaataaaatattttcaatatatttggagggagtgataccaatattacctataccgatgatctttcctttgtcattgtctccaaaggtgaccatccctccaaccttagcatcaagagtgatgaattgggattcatcaccagtcatgtgtctcgagtatccactatcaagataccatttcctgtttcctccttgggatgctagacacacctgcaagcaaaagtcaagtttttgttttaggtacccaagctttcttgggtcttttttggttagtcataattgttccttttggaacccatattttctttacagttgagtttgcagacttgttagagaagcaagtgtatgacttatgtcttactctaccatatttgaagcaagtaatattagaagacttgttacttaaagagtttacataaatatttttcagatatttttgtttcttcaaggggttatagccaagtccagccttatcatacacggctttttgattatcaagaatcatattaagtttatttgaactcaaggtgaatttttttactattggttttagcttgacaatttcattctttaaactttgattttcttgaagtagggtggattttttaattgaaatattttcattttgtttcaataaagattgatttttcaattttagatctttgttcttcatccctagtttctttaattcatcaactaaatcataaaaagcttcatataattcttcaaatgtaaagtcactaggagtttcggaaattacctcattttcgtgtgccataaggcacaggttggcttgttcggttgagttttcctcgtcggagcttgagtcatcactcgcactccaagtggccatcatggtcttcttcttgtacttcttgggacctttcttcagttgtgggcattcggatttgaagtgtcctggcttcttgcattcgtagaagataaggggttggtctttctctttttctttgctctgttccccttttgtgaatggcctcttcctcatcccttatttcctttttttcaaaaattttttgaatcttcgggtaatgagtgccatctcttcatcctgttcttcatcttcagtgtcatcagtttcttcatctggtggagctgtggatttgagggcaattgttcttttctttttgacttcttcctcttgatgttgcttcatgcttagctcatgagtcatcaatgatccaagaagctcttccaagggtagaacattcaagtccttagcttcttggatggcagtcactttggcttcccaagttcttgataaggacctgagaatctttcttacaagctcactgttagtataggacttaccaagactctttaaatcattaataatatcagtaaagcgagtaaacattccagttatggacttatcatgctccattttaaacaattcatatttatgcacaagcatgttgattttagactcctttacttgattggttccctcatgggttacttctaacctatcccatatttctttagcagatgagcaagtagaaatgcgattaaattcgttagcatcaagagcacaataaagaacattcattgctttagcatttaattgggccatcttcttatcaacctcatctcattctttctcgggtttggctgattcctcaccatctataattttagtgggtgtgtgaggatcgttcactatgatactccacatatcataatcgagtgcttgaatgaatattttcatccgagcttttcaataggtgtaattagacccattgaaaagtggaggtcggttggtggattgcccctcggctagagaagtgccgacatgagttgccatagatctttggctctttgattgtttagatcaaagaaggactagagcaccgggctctgataccacttgttgcccagctatgcaacccaagagggggggtgaattgggtttctaaaaattttaagcttaactcatgacttatgagaaatgtttgacaaagctaaatagatagggtgagtagaattaattcaaggctaatagcaagagcaagaatgcaagagaataatgaagagataaagaagagcaattagacacacaccaaacaaaaggatttatagtggttcggtgccaaccttgcacctacatccactctccaagctcctacttgggaatttcaatccactaatcttgtattcaacccgaatacaaacgtcgaaaactccgactctagctatcccaagctagaccacttattttctgggtacaagccaacccaatacactccgattctaggttcggatcaaccttcccttgttttggaacccttccaaaacaaaaacaataactcaaaatgagaataacaatcaatagcacaaataagtacaaagaaagctcctttaatgagcgaatatgactttaaatatactttactcaagagaagaagatcttttttggattttctcaaggtggttggagacttgaatgtgcacttgaggagttggtaagcttggattaaaggcttcttgaaagctttgaatgagctcttgtttagggctgaaaagtttgcttgaaatctcctttttcaaaatctctctacttggaTGCTCTTTTTCAAAAACTCTCTTCTTGAATCCTCTtcttgatttccacctttttgtcccttttatagctttaagaaatagtgaaaatcattatagactgaaaaagagccgttagactgcattaaatgagcattaaaagtatttaaaatggattaaaaactaaccgttgcagaaaaatcccgtcacaggggtcgactcatgagtcgactcatgcctgggggtcgactcatgggtcgacctctgtagaaaaacatcacagaagtgaacgggatccatggttctgtaaaactggcaaaaagacccgcagaggtcgactcatgagtcgactcatgccttgggggtcgactcatgggtcgactcacaaggtgtgccaagtctgtgccggccaggaatttCACCGTGCCagccatctcatgtgccatgagtcgactcatgggtcgactcatgattttcaatcatgcatatcttttaaaatacaagtccaaaattaataaaatttttaccattggatcacaaatcttttgttctattatttgatactatcaaatcagaattttggtaaaattacaattttgcccctgaagagcaataagtctttttcaagtgagaaacattagtaccccttcaactgctttgtaatcatcaaaatcaatctaaggagcaacatatatatatatatatatatatatatatatatatatatgcctgCAGTCGAGTTGGCTAAGGCATATATAAAACTAAAGTTAAATTTGGTGCATTGCTAGACGGTCTTGGAAGATAATGTGGATTGCCTTTAAAATAGATTGTgattattaaattatcaataatattaattactgtgtttggtacatAGAGGTaatgttacagtaaaattattgaaaatcttgattgatctgtctggtatgacaatcagattgtcAATAATGTGATatcaaattatcaaaatatctccaATAATTTTATCctgatgtttttctttttttttggtaagaagtgGTGGAAGTGATATGGGTGTAGTGGTGACACGAAGAAGCGGTGGCTGGAGGGTGTGGAAAATTGTGGGCATGGGGGGAGAGGGTGGGCGTGCGCGGAGGAGCTAAGGGGGTGGTGGAGACGAGCGTGGAGGAGCCACAGGAGGGAGAGTGGTGGGGGTGGAGGGCAGAGGAGCCATGGACAAGCGAGGGGGTAGAGGAGCCACAAGTCGTGGGGGAGTAGTGTGCTTAAAGGAGCTAGTGGGTGGTGGGGATGAGCATGGAAGAGCTGCAGGGGATGGTGGGGGATGAGGGAGGAGGAGTCATGGGCAGGCAAGGGAGTGGAGAAGTCACAGGTCAGGAGGGTGATAAAGGAGCCATGGATAGGTGGTGGGGCAGAGGAGTTGCGGGCAGGCGGTAGAGATGGAGGAGCCATAGGTGATGCCGGGGGAGGGGTCGGGAAGGAGGGGGAGCATTGGGCTAtgggttttatgtttttctttttaagggataattttatccaaaatttttattgcaatacTGTCAAAAAAGTGGTAATCTGGTTAGCCATTTCTTTCCAAGGCTATTTAAATTATCTCATAGGAGGTAATATAGATTGTCAAGACAATTTGGATTGCCACCCAAAAAGTATACCAAATGCAGTAATCCAATGGAGCCACTTTAAATTACTGACGATCTAGATAGATTACCAGCTACCAAATACAGCCTAAAGGCTAACTCCCAAGCTTACATTGCTTGCTAAATCTGTAGCATGTAGTCCTTAGACTCTTGATTTTGTTtgtcttttgaaaaaattttttggacttCAATATACTTCTCATCTATCATATTATACCTTAGGTCACTTAGCATTTTTAGAAGCAAGAGatgtttttttgaaaataaaaaactcTAACAGCATACTAATTGAACAAGATCATCAGAATGCTTGGCAGGACCAAGAGGGATAGGAGCTAGCCCACCCAGCAATATATATAATTCTCTGAAATCATCTGATCTACTCTTGCATTCTGATGTGCTTGCTGCAAGCGGTTGGTACGGTTGTCCTCTTCCTTCCAATATTTACAGTCCATTCATCCAAGTGTATGACACGTGGCCACCTGTATTCTGTCCTCTCTGGACCAAGCTGCCACGCACCCATCTCCATATATCTTATGCGGCAACACGAGAGCTCATGCATGGCAAAGCATGGGCATCGTATCTCACAAAAGTGCATCCAGATGGGTCCAAGCCTAAACAACTTTTTTGGCCTATAAATACCCACCCCATCTCGCCACCCTTGCTCAAGCAATAGCCTTCAGCGTTTCTCTCTTTCTTAATTTCTAAAGCCATGTCGTCCTTCTCTTTGCTCTCCTTTTCTCTTTGCTTGTTGCTCCTGTGTCGTGTGTCCCAGGCTCAATTTGGGTCCAGTCAGGAGAGCCCATTTCAGAGCTCACGACGTCGGTCGGTATCAACTCGGGACGAGTGCCGGATGGAGAGGCTGAATGCCCTCGAGCCGACAAGGACTGTGAGGTCCGAAGCTGGTATCACGGATTACTTTGATGAGGACAATGAACAGTTCCGGTGCGCCGGCGTGTCCGCGATCCGCCGAGTGATAGAACCCAGAGGCCTTCTCCTCCCCTCCATGTCCAATGCCCCTCGCCTCGTCTACATCGTCCAAGGCATGTTGCTTGCCCCACCTTTGCTCTTTATTTAATATCATAACGATGATGATGAGGCTGTTAGCTACGAACAACAAGGACACGTAGGTCTGCTATAGCTTGCTATATATAGCTAGTCTTAATTGCATGCTACGTACGCACGTGTGTAGGAAGGGGTCTCGTTGGACTTGTGATGCCTGGCTGCCCCGAAACTTTCCAATCCTTCCAGCGATCCGAGCAGTATGAACGCGAGGAAGGCGAGCGACATcggagatccagagatgaacacCAAAAAGTCTACCAGTTCCAAGAGGGAGACGTCCTGGCTGTGCCTGATGGATTTGCTTACTGGTGCTACAACAATGGGGAGAACCCTGTGGTCGCGATCACCGTCCTCGATACCGGTAACGATGCTAACCAGCTCGATCGCAGCCACAGAGTGAGTCCCGGCCACTCTATCACTTCACTTGATGAATCATTGATCGATAGATTTGTTGTTTAACGGATGAACATATATAGATATAACACCCATCCCCTTTACTATTTTCGATCAAATCGCAGCAATTCTTATTGGCTGGAAGGCAGGAGGAAGGCCGGCAACGATATCGCCGTGGGGAGAGCATCAAGGAAAACATCCTGAGAGGGTTCAGCACCGAGTTGCTGGCAGCGGCTTTTGGCGTTAACATGGAGCTGGCAAGGAAGCTCCAGTGCAGGGATGACACAAGGGGCGAGATCGTGCGGGCGGAGAACGGGCTTCAGGTGCTGAGGCCCTCAAggatggaggaagaagagagggaagagagtagAAGGAAAAATGGATTGGAGGAGACCTATTGCTCGATGAAGATTAAGCAGAACATTGGGGATCCAAGGCGTGCCGACGTCTTCAACCCAAGGGGCGGAAGGATTACTACCCTCAACAGCGAGAAGCTTCCGATCCTTAGGTTCATCCAAATGAGTGCTGAGAGGGTGGTTCTCTACAGGGTAAGAAATTATATATATACCTGCAGTGCTCTCGTATATCTCATGGCAAGTATAAAATTCTTTTTTgtttatatttatataagtacTTTTCTCTGTTAATTTGTAGAACGCCATGGTATCACCCCACTGGAACATCAATGCCCACAGCATCATGTATTGTACCGGAGGACGAGGCCGTGTCGAGGTTGCTGATGACAAGGGAGAAACTGCGTTCGACGGAGAGCTCCGCCAAGGTCAGCTCTTGATCGTCCCGCAAAACTATGCGGTGTCGGAAAGGGCGGGAAGTGAAGGCTTCCAGTTCGTATCGATCAAGACCAGCGACCGGGCCATGGTGAGCGCAATCGTTGGGAAGACGTCGGCTCTCCGGGGCATGCCGGAGGAGGTGCTGATGAACTCCTACCGCATCTCAAGGGACGAAGCAAGGAGGGTCAAACTCAACAGGGGGGACGAGGTGGCGATCTTCACTCCTAGGAGAGAGTCGAGAGCTGAAGCTTGATGCGATCTTAGCAGGGAGTGCTGCTAGGAGTAGAGAGACTTTAGTCATCAGCGGTGGTGGATAAGTAAATAGAGCCTGAGGTTGCTCTTTGTTCTCTGCATAtgagaatataataataaaatgaaaTGTCCGCCTGTGAGCTAGGACATGGATGTTTCCTAATTAATTACTTTCTTTTACGCACCAGCTTTCCCTTGAGTGGTGGGTTTACAGCATGTGATGTTACAAAGGAATGCGATGAGAGTTCGTATTGCAAGGCCGGACTCTCATCGCATTCAAGGAAATTCCCAAATCAAGCTTATTGTCCCGGCTTATTGTCCTATATTATCCTCGTCTTCTTggaatataatcaaatttgaatgATATCTGAAGATGAAAAAAAGACATTTTTTATCACCAACCAAGAGCTATAATGTTATAAGATTATGACCTTCGATCTGAATAATGCAAGAGCCATCTAGCAACATCTCATCAATAGGATCTTTAAGGATTAGGTTGGTCACAACATGGAGGCCTATGTCAACGAGATGCTGATGAAAAGCTGCTAGGTAGAATAGTGCCTCATGGGACGAATGGCTACACTAAACAAATCTATGGCAAGATTAGCGGAGAAATGCTTGCTGGTCTTCAAGATCTTGAAACAGATCAAGAATTTTTGAAGGATAGTGGAGTGCCATACCGCCTTTGATTAGCTTACGGAGTACCATGTCTCCGCTCCACTCCTAGCCAGACTTCTACTGGAGAGATGCTGTACTTGTACCTTGCCGTCTCCCCCGTAGCTATAAATTTAGTCCTTGTTCGAGAGGAAGATGGTGTACAGAAACCTGTCTACTATACTAAGATATTGCAGGATGTGGAGACTAGATACCCTAAGGTGGAGATGACTTCCTATGCTTTGGTGATCTTAGCGCGAGAGCTCGGAGTTTAGAACCTTTAGGTCTTCAGTGACTCTGAATTGGTGATTGGTCAAGTTCAAGGGGAATACGAGGCAAAGGCACCTTCCATAGAGAAGTATTTACAGAAGGTATAAAAATAACCCCCTATTTCAATAAGTTTGCAATTTTATAGACATGCAAATTAAAAAATGCTTAGATGGATCTGTTGTTGAAAATGATGACCTTAGATCATATGCTGATATCTAAAGGCTGGCTTATATGAAGAACCTCGATAAGCCCCATATCGAGAAAGAGCAAATTCAAGTGATACAGGTGGATCATGAACCAACCTGGATGGACCCACTGGCTAGGTACCTATCGATAGGGTTGCTACCAAAAGATCAGGCTAAAGCTTGAAGAGTTAAATTTTAGTCCATGCAATACGTGATGCTCGCGGGAAAGCTTTACAAGCGATATTTCTCCATACTTTTTTTCACTATCTTAGAACCTCAGAGGTAGAAATGCCCTATGTGAAGTCCATGAAAAAATCTATGGCAACCATTTGGTGGCAGAATTTTGACGTACAAAGTCCTACAGCAAGGATACTACCACCAAGCATCCATAAGGACACAATCAAGCTCATGAAGCACTGCGATCAGTGCCAACGATACTCCAATGTGTAGCACCTGCCAGTGGCTTTGCTCACTCCAATAAGCTCTCTCCGGCTATTTGCTTAGtgaggatggacatccttggccttTTTTTATAAGCCATATATcgagcaaaaaaaatttctcattatgGTGATCGACTCCTTTATCAAGTGGATCAAGAGTGAGCCACTTGCCTGGATCATTGAAAAGAATGTCCGTGACTCAGTCTTGGGGTGCATCATTTATTGGTTTGGTCTGCCTCGGATCATCGTAACTGATAATGGCTGATAGTTCAATAATGTCTCCTTTCGAGAGTTTTGTCAGGAGTTACATATTGACCACCGATTTACTTCAATTAGATATTTTTAGGCAAACGAAAAGGCTGAGGTGATCAACTAGACCATCCTTCAGAGCTTAAAGATCTAATTGGACAAGGCCAAATGACTTTAGATAAATGAGCTACATAGTGTTCTTAGGACCTACCGTACCACCCACTGACTCCTGCCAGATGAGATGTTGTTCAATCTTACCTTCAGAATCAAAACAATCATCTCCTTAGAGATGGGCCTACCCttgcatcaggtggagatctttGATGCATGTATAAAGAAATTCAAAGGACCAATGCATGAATCTAGATCTTCTAGCAAAAGTCAGAGAGAAGGCATGAGTTCGAATGACAGCATATCAGCAACGTGCTGTATGCTACTACAACTGCAGAATGAAGGAAAAGTGCTTTCAATCTAAAGATTTGATGCTCAGAAGGGCTAAAGTCAGTTAGCCAAGCAAATAGAGAAAGCTTTCACCAAACTGGGAAGGATCTTATAGCATCACCGAGGTAATACACTTTGGGACTTATCATCTGGAGTGGTTGGATAGGATGCCCCTTCCTTAGACCTAGAGTTCTGTCAATCTCTGGTCTTACTATTGGTGAGATATATTATATAAAGCTAATTCTACAATAAAACTTCAATATTTCTTCGTGTAAAAGAAATGTTGTGGAGTAATGCATTCGGAAGATGTAAAGCCTCGAGCCCAGCCACACTAGAGGGACAAAGCATGTGAGAAGTCATTTTCAGCCCAGAGGATATTGAAGAACTAGATCGAAAAATTCCTAGGTGAGGTATCATGCCCCACATCAGGCTACCATGCTTGTGAAGAAAGTCCTAGTAAAGCTCCTTATGCCCCGATCGGGTCACCATTCTCGTAAATCTACGGCTGACAGGCACACTCCTATAAGCAGAAGGCTTTGAGTCTTGAGGGGAGAGTATACCCATGCATGCAGAAAATTTTGAGAAAGTTCTGAATGAGTTGCCATGCCCCAGGCCAGGCTATCATGCCTATTAAGAAAGCCCTAGGAGAGCTTCCTATACTCCAGGCAAGATTGTGATGAATGTAAAGCCT is part of the Elaeis guineensis isolate ETL-2024a chromosome 15, EG11, whole genome shotgun sequence genome and harbors:
- the LOC140854161 gene encoding cocosin 1-like, producing the protein MSSFSLLSFSLCLLLLCRVSQAQFGSSQESPFQSSRRRSVSTRDECRMERLNALEPTRTVRSEAGITDYFDEDNEQFRCAGVSAIRRVIEPRGLLLPSMSNAPRLVYIVQGMGLVGLVMPGCPETFQSFQRSEQYEREEGERHRRSRDEHQKVYQFQEGDVLAVPDGFAYWCYNNGENPVVAITVLDTGNDANQLDRSHRQFLLAGRQEEGRQRYRRGESIKENILRGFSTELLAAAFGVNMELARKLQCRDDTRGEIVRAENGLQVLRPSRMEEEEREESRRKNGLEETYCSMKIKQNIGDPRRADVFNPRGGRITTLNSEKLPILRFIQMSAERVVLYRNAMVSPHWNINAHSIMYCTGGRGRVEVADDKGETAFDGELRQGQLLIVPQNYAVSERAGSEGFQFVSIKTSDRAMVSAIVGKTSALRGMPEEVLMNSYRISRDEARRVKLNRGDEVAIFTPRRESRAEA